Genomic window (Myxocyprinus asiaticus isolate MX2 ecotype Aquarium Trade chromosome 50, UBuf_Myxa_2, whole genome shotgun sequence):
ACTTACCCTTAAATTCTTCTGCAACACAACTGTGTGGTTTCACCTTTTGCTATAACAACCAATGTAGGCCTACATGTAAATAAGTTTATTGtatgaattattgttttattgaaaaaggcTTTATAAAATCTTTGCAATATAATCCAAATTTAGCATGTAAATACAGATTATtaggcaaaataaaagtaaaaactcTAAccaaattacattatattttattcaagCACACTCTATTATAAAAAATGATAAAGCATTATtcgaatgtaaaaatattataacACTAACAGAAAAGTATGTGCAAAAGTCATCTTCTAAGGCATGTCTGATCAACAAGAGAAACTATATAACCTCCAGTCAACATATGTATATTCCTCCTATTGTCTGGAGTAGCATTTTGCATGCTTGATTGGGAAAAGCATTAGTTTCATGTAGCATGTTTGCAGCATGAAGCCTCACTGCAACTTATTCTTAGACAGGAGGAGTTTGCCTGAGAGATATTTAAAGCGACTGACcacaattatgtttttacatgacatttaggGGTGGGGCTATCTGAAAAAGATAATACCACAATAGTAGAATGGCATGGACAAAATAGTCTCACATTGTGAATATCTAGTTAACTTGCTACTAAAATAAATTCTTCCTGAAAAGAGCTCTTTGAATGAACCTGATACCCTGTAAACATGACTTGGTTTCTGTAATTGTGTAAAGCCAGTCAATGAGATTGGAAATGGTGATTTCAGCAAGCACTTGCCTTTTTTTCATGTGCGCTCTGACAGTCAGGTGCATGTGTAAAAAATCATAGGCTCATTAGCTGAAAAGGCTGCTTTGGAATGGAATGGCATAAAGATGAACAGCAGACAGAAGCTGAATGGCCTCTTGGGCTACTCAGTTGAAGATGAACTCCTCTATTGACTTAATGAGGACAGTGTCTTTCACATCGCTAAAGACTTTCCGGATGTGGCTGGTGTCTGTGGCACAGGTGAAGTGATGGTAGATGATTTTGGAGTTCTTTGTTTCACGACAAACCGCCTCCTGTAGATATAACTTTCTGATGAACAGCATGGCGTCTTGCATGTCCCGACGCTTGCCTGATGGTGGCACCAAACCACAGAGGAAGGAAAGGGTTAGTAATATCTTCAATGGTGCGAGTAGTAGAGAATTGGAAGAGCACATACAAATATGAGGGATATCCATGTCATAGTTGGACCATTTGCAAACCATTTTAACATTCTCTTTAGGGTGCAGGTGATCCACATTACCTTTGAACTCAGGATAGTATGTTTTTAGGTCCGAGATCTGAATCTTTTCTTTCAGTATGTCCAATTTGTTCAGGAAGAGGATGACAGAGGAATTAGCAAACCACATTGAGTGGATGGTGGTGTAGAACAGCGACAAGCTCTCATGCATACGGTTCTGCAGCCGGAGAGAGGAAGGGGATACAGAAGTTGAGAGAAGAGCCAATAAAAGGTAAGACAGAGTGTTGCCatattcagaatggaatactagtgcaCTGCACACTGACATTGTTAGGCAGTGTACTGCATACTAACAAGTTActcaaaagtaatccactacaaattgctAACTAAACAGGTAACGTTTGTCAACACAAACTTTGatgctggcttgacaaagccttctctgaaagtttaaactaagaaaaatagacagagagagagcaacttaaagcagatcaaaggcctttttttcttcagattttgaattaacgagcattccattGACctttttgaacattctgtcaatgtaagtctataggaTTTTTCTGATATTTGATTGTCTGTTGTgcaaaaattgtaagtctgataagttagaaaagacataccACACTATTCCAGAAtattctgaaggtctgtaccaggtttggtggatgtagcttgaaagctctaggagttagtgttagaaagTTGGGTCGTgatttagggattttgaaaaaaaaaaaacctaaattaAGTttatagaataacagtatgttggcttcgtCAAGCCAATATAATAACTtctattaaaaattgtaatcagattactgattactttatcGGAAAACTACATTCCTATTactttacttttatgttactttctaattcacttttcacagaaaaaagtTCTGTTTTTTTGCTTAATTTCAAAATTATGTCTAcattattttctccttgttcactgTCACACGCAAGTCATTTATTCAGCATCACTTGTTTCTACACTATGTTATTAGGGGAAtacgcccttcagctgtcacagaaacacaaagaaAACTACATAATTAGGAacaaaattcatgttttaaattctacataaataatcctattttaggggggcctgggtagctcagcgagtattgacgctgactaccacccctagattcgcgagtttgaatccagggtgtgctgagtgactccagccaagtctcctaagcaaccaaattggccgggttgctagggaggttagaatcacatggggtaacctccttgtggtcgtgattagtggttctcgctctcagtggagcgtgtggtaagttgtgtgtggattgcggagagtagcatgagcctccacacgctgtgagtctccacggtgtcatgcacgatgagccacatgataagatgcgtggattgactgtctcagaagcagaggcaactgagacttgtcctccaccacccagattgaggcgagtaaccgcgccaccacgaggacctactaagtagtgggaattgggcgttccaaattgggagaaaaggggataataaaaaaaattataataacaatactattttagaaatgtgtactccaagtaatgtacttaaaattaacttaattgaaagtcagtaactgactGAAATtgataactgcaatttaaaatgtaatgcattacactactttctgACTAAAAAGTACtaagattacagttactaattacttcgtaatcagattacacccaacactgcatactGTACAGCACATACACTATACttcatactatttttttttaaatgatagtaTGTGAAAAAGTATGCAATCTGCAAGCATACTACTGTACATTCTTTTCAAATGACCTCACTTTGTTGCACGTTATATTCAGTGTGTGGcctctttttttcttattttttttttttttatacaagatAAAATTTAACCCAAAGGTCTAAATTTTTGGAAGTCTGAACAAATAAAGAGTCTAATAAAGAGAAAATTGCATCTGATAATACTTAATTCGTCACACTGGAAATGTAAGGTCAAGTTGAGTACATCGTATTGTGGGATTTAGATTCTGTACAGTATGctttgttgtatactgcacattttggcaaatgtagtaggatATTGGGGTATTATATGCATTCTatgcagaaaatgtgcatactatgcATAGTTTACATATTTTACATAGTGGAAATAGTATGAAATCCTGAGCCAGTGTCTAATCCATGGCATGCGATTCCTAGTACCACCACCAGAGGACATCATAGTCTTAGTCTTGTTGATGAGATTTACCCTCCCCAGACATGCATTATGCCACTGAGAGAGGGAAGGAGAGGTAGATACACTTACATCCTTGTTATTTTCCTCCAGAAGCTGGTCATACTCgctgagagatgctaaaaatatGAGCGATGTCACATTCTCAAAGCAATGGATCCACTTTTTTCTCTGTCCTCTCTGTCCTCCAACATCTACAACCCTAGAAAGACAgtgagacagacacacagagaaaaaTTAGGTTTTGTTGTCTCAtccacgtttttattttttccacgGTGGTTAATTCACTTCTGAAAAACTTCAGCCTGCTTATGCAAAAACAGTATTTAGGCAGTTCCTCCTTCCTGTCTGTCATATTTTACTCCCGTCTTCTTCGCCAGAATCAAATATTGTCATACCTTGATTTCCTcttacattgcttttgtttttctgtgcatTGCTCACTACTAACTTGTCTTCTTAGGTTCCTTGGCAGTTATGTAAGCGAAAACTAAACACAATGTCTGTGAATAGTGAGCACACTTTGATTAGAATTTGAGATATTATGGCATCGTTAGTTAAATGCCAGcgtgacttccattgtaaaggcTTTGCATAAAAAGATAACCATACCTGAGAGTGATCTTTTCTAAACTGAAGCAATGGTCTGTGATACCAGTAGTGGGAAATCGGACATGGAGCACATCTTGAGCTGTAGGGATGTAGCCTTCAGCTGCAATGCGGTCCAAGTTTctaataaagctttaaaaaagtACATACAATgagtttttggtaacactttgcaataaggttccattagttaatattagttaataatgcattaggtatcatgaacaaacaatgaacaatatatttttttacagcatttattaatcttaatgttagttaataaaaatacaattgttcatttttagttcaagttagttcatagtgcgttaacaaatgttaacatatacaactttagatttataaaatgtattagtatatgttaaaattaacattaaccaagattaataaatgctgtaaaagtattgttcattgttagttcatggtaactaatgatgttaactaatgttcacaaatggaacctaattgtaaagtgtttccaagtTTTTTAAGTgcaataaatattaacattttgaatgaaaaTGATACCATGTGCTATAGACTGTGGTTAAAATAAATCCcccgttttgttttgtttttgcttatcAATGCCTTATTTGCATAACATCCATGGATTGTCATTGGCATCAAGAAAAGGAAAGAGGACAGAGATAAACATACAGAGAAGTCAGttcaagtaaaacattttcaattaaacattggacttattttctttttaaatatgtgtgtgtgtgtgtgtgtgtgtgtatatatatatatatatatatatatatatatatatatatatatatatatatatatatatataattttttttatttatttttttttgtgtgtgtgtttcactgtTTTCCAATTATACAACACATCGCTGAAATTTAAATgcaacacaaattttttttaaaataggacAGGGTATCTCAGAAAAGAACAACTATATTGAGtagaaataatcaaataaaaccaCAGATAATTAAAGGTTGAACTGacttttaaacagaaataaacactgcatactttggaaaacgatgacattaggaaactgaaaatggaggtttcaaactaaaacgtattagtgtggatgtggccttagtaaAAAATTAAAGGTGAATTGTATCATTTCATCATTGCAATGTCATAATGCAACAATATGCAGTATGCATTATTCCTCAACACTTGACCCGTTTTCCATTGGTCGCACAAACATTTTCTGTCCCAATGAAATTATGTTTGCACTTAGAAAATGTTAAATGATACCTGTTTATAGAATGTGCTGTTCATACCAAACTTAACCAACAGTGTTGAACACACTTACTACTTAGTGGAGTCCAGTAGTTGATACTCTGTGCGCCGTCTGTAGCAGATCTTGAAGCCTTGGTCTGCCCAAAGACTACGAATGGCCACTAGGTAGCCTCTTTGTAACTGCGTTATCTGATGTATCTCCTGACCGTGGAACCACTGAGCATAAATCTATGGATATCACAAAGAGCGAATAAGACTGCTATCCAAATACACTAAatagtaacctgcaattgttaactTAAGTAGCTTTATCTGATCTAAGCCTTATAATTAGTTTTGATTGtgcaacctaatgtattcagtttGATTTGGTGATGTTAAAGCACATTTTTGTATTAGTTTGACTGAATGTGTTGATATAAAATGGCCCTCATTGATAAATGGGGCCTGAAAGTTACATTGAAAACATAGTACGGCCTTTGGCCTTGGTCACCTCATTTTGTGGGTTGCCATAGGGAATCTTTAGGGTGGTCATAGCCTCTGTCATTGCCCTCATAGCTGTGAAGATATTCTGAAAAACCAATTTAGTGAAGTTACGTCTTTCTTCTTCCAAGAATCCATTTCCATGAATAATCCTCATCTGCTTCATAAACGTGGTCTTTCCACTTTCCCCTGTGCCTAATTTAAAGCAAAAACAAATCTGTCGTATTCTTTAGCATTGCAAACAGGATTTGGCAGGACAAACTGAAAATGCATATTCGTAAACTTTACACTGCTCCCAACATACAGAACACACATTTAACTAACTGTTTGACCTGCATTCAATGCTGATTATATTTAGTCTCACctttaagaagaagaagaaaaaaactctgTGCAAAACCTGGTTTTCCTACACATCTCACCTGTATGGGTGGAGTCACTAGTCCTTCTGTGctgattattttcattttctgaCATTATGGCTGCATGTGTGGCCAGCTTTGAGTAATTGTGGTAACAATTCATGGCTGTGTCTGTCTTTGTCGTTATATAATGGACAGAATCATCTCACCTAATAAAAGCACTTTGAGCTCTTTGCGATCTCGTTTCTTCTGTTCCAATAGGATGCGTTTAATTTCGTTGTTTATGGCGATGGCGTTCCGTTGCTCTTCAGACAAGAAACAAGTGCAACATCCATAGTAAAAGTCCTCCATTTCtccaattaaaataaatgaacaaacaaataaataattatatatatatatatatatatatatatatatatatatataaatgattcttcagttttttttaaacaaccaaCAGTGTTAAAAATATGTTTACGATAGGTTACAAACAATTTTAACGTAACGTATAAATTATAACGTTATCATTAATCGTATAAACAAATCCCAAAAATAGCAAAGAGTTGTGTTGTCTtccataaataaatgaaattatatcTCGTACTGTATTGAAAATAGCGTTAGTTCATCTATGGGCGACAAATAAACAATGAAACATATAGCAACGTataagacaataataataaaaactaaatggaGGCGATTGAAAATCACTCACCTTTATTCGTGATGCCTAACAGGGGCTGTTCAGAACGAACGCGTGACTGCGCAGAAAAAAAGTTAGACACAGTGCAACGCAGGCCTATCTGACAGAACgcgggtgtctcgagacgcgctttgaaaagttgacgttctttttCGTCTAAAAACGAGGCGCAACAGCtggacaatggtcaaagatgtccgtttagcgcatgtttacatagaaaaacaatgttaAGAGGGCGCACACGGACACAAAAACGCGCTCGGTGTGAACGAGGATGCATGCTAGAACTGGTGAAAGGAGGTGTTTTCCTAAACGCATCCTGATTCCAGAGTTTTTTATCAACTGCGTCATTCACTTCAGATAAACTACCTGCGTTTCTTGAAAGTCTGCTTTGAAAACATTATATGCTAGGTATGCTGCAGAGAAGGGTAGCCTGAGGAATGCGCCTTGCCAGACTGCTGGGTTCGACTAGTTCAGTAGGCTACTTCTCAAACTTTTTAGGCCAAGTACCACCTTCGATCAAATCAGAACATTCAAGTACCACCTAGTCACCACCAATGTTCACTCAATAATTTTTTCAGCATTGGgcagatatacatttttaattaatgtttaaacgTCAAACAAACTACTATATACATTTAGAAATTTGGTGCTTAGGCATTGCTAGACCCTGTTTTTcatctcagcccccctaaaattaTGCAGCTAGCATCACCCTCAAAAATATGTGATAATGTGCTTGTGATCTATGAAAACAGTGGCTGCAGTAAGCTATCTGAGGTTCATTTTACTCTGAATTATGCCCTTACCAGTCGATAACTTTAAATTATATCTTAATTTAGCAATCCTGGAATATTACTGCAAGCCGAATAAAATTGTAATCATGCAGAATATGAATTTtagatatcaacaattaaattttCTCTTGTTAAAATACTCATTCTTGATATCAGGGCTGGATAGTGAAAGtgctaattttttatatcagtaattactaGGGGTGTGACTCTTTGGGTTGAAAGTGAATCGATTCAATTCACGATTCACAGGTTTTCGATTCGATTCAAAAACGATTTTTGCAAATTCAAAACGATTCAATTCGATTTGATTCACATAAAATTCGATTCGATTAATGATTCAgttctgcatttttttaaaatgcatttttagtaTTCTTTATGTACTTCCCCTAATGTGTCTtgaggccgaaacatacttcacgcaagtatgcGAAAGCAGACGtgagcgcttggccaacgcatggccTACGCGTGGTTCCGTTGTACATACTTTAcgtgcgctcttgcgttgctcttgccaataaaatatttcagagctgAACAAAGCTTTAAAAGTATTCTATATTCCATATTTCACTATAATGACACTGTTGATCACAACATTCTCATAGGCAgactggaaaactgggtagggctctctgggacggtccttagctggttcaggtcatatctagaagggaggggttactatgtgaacataggtaACTATGAATCTGtgtggacatccatgacgtgtggagtcccacaaggctcagttCTTGCACTG
Coding sequences:
- the LOC127439305 gene encoding guanine nucleotide-binding protein subunit alpha-11-like isoform X3, whose amino-acid sequence is MKQMRIIHGNGFLEEERRNFTKLVFQNIFTAMRAMTEAMTTLKIPYGNPQNEIYAQWFHGQEIHQITQLQRGYLVAIRSLWADQGFKICYRRRTEYQLLDSTKYFIRNLDRIAAEGYIPTAQDVLHVRFPTTGITDHCFSLEKITLRVVDVGGQRGQRKKWIHCFENVTSLIFLASLSEYDQLLEENNKDNRMHESLSLFYTTIHSMWFANSSVILFLNKLDILKEKIQISDLKTYYPEFKGKRRDMQDAMLFIRKLYLQEAVCRETKNSKIIYHHFTCATDTSHIRKVFSDVKDTVLIKSIEEFIFN
- the LOC127439305 gene encoding guanine nucleotide-binding protein subunit alpha-11-like isoform X1; protein product: MEDFYYGCCTCFLSEEQRNAIAINNEIKRILLEQKKRDRKELKVLLLGTGESGKTTFMKQMRIIHGNGFLEEERRNFTKLVFQNIFTAMRAMTEAMTTLKIPYGNPQNEIYAQWFHGQEIHQITQLQRGYLVAIRSLWADQGFKICYRRRTEYQLLDSTKYFIRNLDRIAAEGYIPTAQDVLHVRFPTTGITDHCFSLEKITLRVVDVGGQRGQRKKWIHCFENVTSLIFLASLSEYDQLLEENNKDNRMHESLSLFYTTIHSMWFANSSVILFLNKLDILKEKIQISDLKTYYPEFKGKRRDMQDAMLFIRKLYLQEAVCRETKNSKIIYHHFTCATDTSHIRKVFSDVKDTVLIKSIEEFIFN
- the LOC127439305 gene encoding guanine nucleotide-binding protein subunit alpha-15-like isoform X2, whose protein sequence is MRAMTEAMTTLKIPYGNPQNEIYAQWFHGQEIHQITQLQRGYLVAIRSLWADQGFKICYRRRTEYQLLDSTKYFIRNLDRIAAEGYIPTAQDVLHVRFPTTGITDHCFSLEKITLRVVDVGGQRGQRKKWIHCFENVTSLIFLASLSEYDQLLEENNKDNRMHESLSLFYTTIHSMWFANSSVILFLNKLDILKEKIQISDLKTYYPEFKGKRRDMQDAMLFIRKLYLQEAVCRETKNSKIIYHHFTCATDTSHIRKVFSDVKDTVLIKSIEEFIFN